In Populus alba chromosome 1, ASM523922v2, whole genome shotgun sequence, a single window of DNA contains:
- the LOC118033015 gene encoding 1-acyl-sn-glycerol-3-phosphate acyltransferase 3 isoform X1, translating to MAWPAVLVIVPVGIIFILSGLIVNLIQAVLFILVRPVSKSLHRRINKIVAELLWLELIVLVDWWANLKIEVYADDETFELLGKEHALVISNHNCDLDWLVGWILAQRSGCLGSALAVMKKEAKVLPIIGWSMWFSDYVFLERSWGKDERTLQSGFERLVDFPMPFWLALFVEGTRFTQAKLLAAQEFAASRGIPVPRNVLIPRTKGFVSAVTHLRSFVPAIYDATVAVANSQPAPTFLRIFRGQSSVIKVLLERHSMQELPETADGIAQWCKDAFVTKDAVLEKYFSKDIFSDKKLQDIGRPKKSLFVMIFWSSLLAYATVRLFQWLSLFLASWEVIAFSIAFLFLVTIIMQILIQSSDSDRSTPATNFILSEGTRQRLLPR from the exons ATGGCGTGGCCAGCTGTACTCGTTATTGTCCCTGTTGGAATCATTTTCATACTCTCTGGTCTCATTGTTAATCTCATCCAG GCAGTTCTTTTCATCCTTGTTCGTCCCGTGTCCAAGAGTCTGCACAGAAGGATCAACAAAATAGTTGCAGAATTGCTTTGGTTGGAGCTCATAGTGCTCGTTGATTGGTGGGCAAATCTGAAG ATTGAAGTGTATGCAGATGATGAAACTTTTGAATTGCTAG GTAAAGAGCATGCGCTTGTCATTAGCAATCATAATTGTGACCTTGATTGGCTTGTCGGATGGATCTTAGCTCAG CGCTCAGGTTGCCTTGGCAGTGCACTGGCTGTCAtgaagaaagaagctaaagtcCTGCCT ATAATAGGCTGGTCAATGTGGTTTTCTGATTATGTGTTTCTGGAAAGAAGCTGGGGTAAGGATGAAAGAACATTGCAG TCAGGTTTTGAACGGCTAGTAGATTTTCCGATGCCTTTTTGGCTGGCTCTTTTTGTGGAGGGAACTCGCTTCACACAGGCTAAACTTCTAGCGGCACAGGAATTTGCTGCTTCCAGAGGAATTCCTGTTCCTAGAAATGTTTTGATTCCACGTACCAAG GGTTTCGTGTCGGCAGTAACTCATTTGCGTTCATTTGTTCCAGCAATTTATGATGCAACAGTGGCTGTTGCGAATAGTCAGCCTGCACCAACATTCCTAAGAATATTCAGGGGTCAATCTTCTGTG ATAAAGGTGCTTTTGGAGCGACATTCAATGCAGGAACTTCCAGAAACAGCCGATGGAATAGCTCAATGGTGCAAAGATGCATTTGTGACCAAG GATGCTGTGTTGGAGAAATATTTTTCCAAGGACATCTTCAGTGATAAGAAACTtcaagacattggccgacctaAAAAGTCTTTGTTT GTTATGATTTTCTGGTCAAGTCTGCTTGCCTATGCCACTGTCAGGCTATTCCAATGGCTTTCATTATTCCTAGCCTCATGGGAAgtcattgcattttcaattgctTTCTTGTTCCTCGTGACAATTATTATGCAAATTCTTATTCAATCATCGGACTCAGATCGCTCTACGCCTGCAACCAATTTCATATTATCGGAAGGAACGAGGCAGAGGCTCCTTCCAAGATAA
- the LOC118033015 gene encoding 1-acyl-sn-glycerol-3-phosphate acyltransferase 3 isoform X2, whose protein sequence is MAWPAVLVIVPVGIIFILSGLIVNLIQAVLFILVRPVSKSLHRRINKIVAELLWLELIVLVDWWANLKIEVYADDETFELLGKEHALVISNHNCDLDWLVGWILAQRSGCLGSALAVMKKEAKVLPIIGWSMWFSDYVFLERSWGKDERTLQSGFERLVDFPMPFWLALFVEGTRFTQAKLLAAQEFAASRGIPVPRNVLIPRTKIKVLLERHSMQELPETADGIAQWCKDAFVTKDAVLEKYFSKDIFSDKKLQDIGRPKKSLFVMIFWSSLLAYATVRLFQWLSLFLASWEVIAFSIAFLFLVTIIMQILIQSSDSDRSTPATNFILSEGTRQRLLPR, encoded by the exons ATGGCGTGGCCAGCTGTACTCGTTATTGTCCCTGTTGGAATCATTTTCATACTCTCTGGTCTCATTGTTAATCTCATCCAG GCAGTTCTTTTCATCCTTGTTCGTCCCGTGTCCAAGAGTCTGCACAGAAGGATCAACAAAATAGTTGCAGAATTGCTTTGGTTGGAGCTCATAGTGCTCGTTGATTGGTGGGCAAATCTGAAG ATTGAAGTGTATGCAGATGATGAAACTTTTGAATTGCTAG GTAAAGAGCATGCGCTTGTCATTAGCAATCATAATTGTGACCTTGATTGGCTTGTCGGATGGATCTTAGCTCAG CGCTCAGGTTGCCTTGGCAGTGCACTGGCTGTCAtgaagaaagaagctaaagtcCTGCCT ATAATAGGCTGGTCAATGTGGTTTTCTGATTATGTGTTTCTGGAAAGAAGCTGGGGTAAGGATGAAAGAACATTGCAG TCAGGTTTTGAACGGCTAGTAGATTTTCCGATGCCTTTTTGGCTGGCTCTTTTTGTGGAGGGAACTCGCTTCACACAGGCTAAACTTCTAGCGGCACAGGAATTTGCTGCTTCCAGAGGAATTCCTGTTCCTAGAAATGTTTTGATTCCACGTACCAAG ATAAAGGTGCTTTTGGAGCGACATTCAATGCAGGAACTTCCAGAAACAGCCGATGGAATAGCTCAATGGTGCAAAGATGCATTTGTGACCAAG GATGCTGTGTTGGAGAAATATTTTTCCAAGGACATCTTCAGTGATAAGAAACTtcaagacattggccgacctaAAAAGTCTTTGTTT GTTATGATTTTCTGGTCAAGTCTGCTTGCCTATGCCACTGTCAGGCTATTCCAATGGCTTTCATTATTCCTAGCCTCATGGGAAgtcattgcattttcaattgctTTCTTGTTCCTCGTGACAATTATTATGCAAATTCTTATTCAATCATCGGACTCAGATCGCTCTACGCCTGCAACCAATTTCATATTATCGGAAGGAACGAGGCAGAGGCTCCTTCCAAGATAA